The Cryptomeria japonica chromosome 9, Sugi_1.0, whole genome shotgun sequence DNA segment AAATTCTATCTAGACTACAAATGATAGTGATTTTAAATAGAATAAAGTACCAAAAGTGGGATTTAAGTTCTCATTACTTTTAgttgaatttttgaaaaaattgaCTTCTTAAATATTTATCATTCAATACTTATCTCATCTTAAAATGAAAACACTATTGATATCAATTATATATTTGAGAGGtattatttttaactttttattgTATTCAAGAACTAAAGTTTAAAGATTACAATAAATTGGGATTTAATATCGCAGAAGAATGTAAATATGCTCGCCATTATCTAATGCATGCAACAATATATTTTcactttttattttcaaaaatagaatACAGTTTCAAAATTCCATTGTATGAGTCCTTACTAAGAGGTTGTGATTTATAAATTACCTCATCAATATTTTCTTCCACTCTGTGTGTTTGTTTCCTCAATATCATATAAAGAGCATTACATAAAAAATAGTACTAATTAGTGGAaaaaaaaagatgaagagaaaaaactACAACATTTAGAAGCAACTGCATTTACTATATTTCCAGAAATATTTTATAATTTCTATAAAATATTTACATACTTTGATCCATAAATTATTATTCAAACCCGCAAATATTGTAATCATATAACATTACAAACCATACATGTAGATTGAACAAATATATTGTCGCCACTGAAATCTTTTACTTGATCATTCTTATGtataattttatattttgaaatttttaaaaggtaTTTTATTGTAACTAACTTAATTCTAACCCTCTCACTATTGTAAATACTAATAAAAACTTAAACAATGAAAGCACCACTACTCTAACTTTAATCTTAATTTTCATAGCATCTATTAAAATTGAAGTTCTCTAACCATCAACATTTGAATCTGTTAACATGATGCAGGTTTGATGGAGGATAAAAAACCCAAATGCATGTGGTAAGACCTACCAGAATAGTTGTTGTTAATGATTATAAGAAAATTGTCTACCAAACATTTCTAAGAATGAAATTGGTATGCAAGAGTTTGAAAGACATTGTTTTCCCAAAGTATTGTAAATGCATAGAGATGGTATCCATAATATCTATTGTTGCTCAAAATGgataaaatattttgatttcaatTTCCACATGTATATTACAAATCAAATGCAAGTACTCCAACTTGGATTGAACTTTCTTTTATAAGAGATATTGCAACAACAATACGTACTGATTTTATGGCATCAAGTTATGTCTCCTCCACTAATTAGCTGATAATCTTTCTTGGACAATACTACAAGATTTGCAATGGTCGATGCTATATTGAAATTTATGAGTAAAAatcaaattcattcaatcaaatatATGTTGAAAATTCATACTATCCATTGGGAAGAGGTTTTTGTTGTAAGGAAAGATTTTACTAGATGAGAAATTATACAAATATTCAAGAGATTGTTAAATTCAACTACACTACAATAACCTGGATGATAATTCCATCACCAGCTTGGGAAATACCTGGATTTGATAGTTGCATTATGTTGGTTGACAAAGAATATCATCAAATGTACAAATTAGAAATAGATAATGAAGAAGGTGAAGAAACATAAAAATGGTCTCCTTTTCACATTGATTTACCTAGGACAATTTACAAGTAGAAGTAAATAATAATGGATGAGAGAggttttaaaaaatttcaaaatatatttgGTTTGTCTATTTCTAGTGTATTTTCTATAAATTTTATATCTTACTCAAACAAATCAGTTTACAAGGTAGAATAAATTGGAGTTTTATTATTccactttatatgtttatgtttctttGTGATTAACACAAAGCAAAATTTAACCCTAACACTATATGCAActcaatgttattttaaaataaaaatgataaatctTGATTAacataaattaaatgataatattaaAAGAATTACAATTCTTCATATAAACCTAATTAAACATCAGAAAGAAATCAACATTAAAGTTTTATAATGATTATGTTTTAATTTGGGTTCCTCCATATCTGTCggcttaatttatatatataataatatatatgctAGTTTATGTTTAATTCAAACATTATAAATTACCtattatatcattcatctcaaCAAGAATCTCAAGATGAAAAGAAGCTCTGTTACATTATGAAACTCCTAAAAGAAAAATTTCTTTCAAAATGGTAGATTAATTACAGTGGTGGGATGGTTTTTATTGTCTATATTAATAGTTTATCTCTCAACTCTATCCAAGACTATGGTGGCCCTTCAGTGGTGAGCCTCCAGGAGGGAAGAGCAGAAAGAGGAAACTTTTTAGGTAAGCTCAAACCAAACTCTTCTTCCCTATTCACCTCACCCTCCACACTCCAATCAAAGCAATGTATGAGCTGAGCCACAGCCAAGTTAACAACGGAACTGCCCATGGACATTCCGGGGCATCCCCTCCTCCCTGCTCCGAATGGCAACAATTCAAAGTGTTGGCCTTTCAGATCTATGCTTGACCGAATAAATCTTTCAGGCTTGAATTCTAAAGGATCTTTCCAAATACAATCATCCCTTCCCATTGCCCAAACATTCACAAGCAACCTTGTTTTTGGTGGAATGTAATATCCTCCCACATTGCAACCCTCAGTGGATTCGTGTGGCACCATAAAGGCCCCTACTGGATGTAATCGAAATGTTTCCTTCATCACACACCGCCAGGAATCTAAGTTTACAAGATCACTTTCCCTTACAATGCGATCTCTCCCGACCTGTAATTCAATCTCTTGTTGCGCCCTTGCCATTACTTTAGGGTTTCTCAGCAGCTCAGTCATCGCCCATTCTATAGTTATAAGAGATGTGTCTACTCCAGCAAGTAGCATATCCTGTGAAAGCATTGAACTCGTTGGTTAGTGAGATCGTAACAGAAAATTGTAATTTCACAATTTGACTAGACAAAAAGAACAAATCCTAACATTGAACTAGCAATGGCAATTATTGAAACTGAACCGACCaagatgattgctttgattgaaaGGCGAGAGACTTGAATCTTGGAACTTTCGCTCTCACCCATGTCCAGCATTACGTCCAAAAGGTCCGGATTGTCCGACCTTTTACTCCTGCTCCTCCTCAGCTCAACGCGCTCATCGATCAGCTTCTCGGCAAACGCATCCTATGCTTTATGAACGGCCTTCATACGGCGGCGGTAGCCTTGCAAATCAAGAAAGGAAAGAGAGGGAATGTAGTCCCTCACAATAATTACTCCCAGCAGATGCATAATTTCAGTCATTATCTCTAAAAACGATTCGCCTGCGCTCAGTCCGGAGTATCCTCTGCCTGCAAACATTCTGCAGATAGTGTTGAGTGAGAGGGTGGAGATGAGATTCCGCAGTTGGACGGAACGCATGCCCTTCTCACTTCCTTCCCACACAGATCTCACCATGGCTGTCGCCTCTTCTTCTCTTACCCAACTGAATGACTCCGTTCTCTTGGTCGTCAGTAATTCCATTGTGTACAACTTTCTCATCTGCCGCCAGTACTCTCCATAGGGGGCCAGCGCTACGTCTCTGCTCTCGTAGCCCAGGTACTTTGCCCCCGATGTAGCTGGTCTGCTGGCGAAGGTCAAATCATGGGTTTTAAGAAACTCTTTGGCCATGGCAGGAGAAGAGGCCACAACCGTGGGTACCGAGCCCAGGCGTAGAAACATGATGGGTCCGTACTTTTTTCCTAGCTGAGTCACGGACTTGGGAGGAAAGCTTCCCAAGAGATGGAGATTGCCTACCAGTGGCCATGGCCGTGGCCCTGGTGGCAATCCCAACtttcctttgtttctctttcttgctGTCAGAAATCTGTATATTATCCAGAGGAAGATGAGCGAAAAACCCAGCTCCACTGCAGGGAAATTGAGCCATGCCATGTTTGGTTTGGATAGCCCGGCTTGCATATCTTTGATATCAACTTATCAGTATCTAAAGCAACTTGTCGGCCAAAAGTCGGGCACGTTCTTGGACTAAATTCTGCTCATTGAAGACTAACTTTCCTGCTCAATGGTGCACGAGATTCAGTTTCCTACGGGCCGGCTTAACCGGCACACTCTAAGCATTCACTTAGGTGGCCAGGCCCACAACCACTCTAAAATTCATCTTCTACAGTTCGGAATGTTTTTCTGCCAGGCAAAAACAAGTGCatggttttcttttatttatttatttttatatggaACAAGGCACTTAAGATTACAAAATTGAGGCTACAAAAATTGTTGATGCTGAATTACCAGAAATCTAATCACAATGATTACATAAGATGCATAATATCTTTATGTGCTGTGTGTTGAGTTCTTTATCTCATATACATTGCCAGaaacaaagcaaaatttaaatgTTCCTTGAAAACCCAGCTTGTTGGcttgttgtatggggtttctggtCCCTCATATTATTACTAAACCGAAAGCTTTTGTATGTTAACTAAACAATTGATGTGTTTTTTTTCACTTTAACCTACAAgtattttattttaagtttgaCTTTGCAGATCTTAATTAATTAcaaacaataaattaataataatgattaatataaaattaattaagaaaatttattttattataaacaataattttttataatgAATATTTAACTTTGAATATTTTTTAGTttcaatattttattcttgttttgaCATAAGCATTGTAATTAATtactaataataaattaataatgattaatagtacacaaaataatttaaattaaaattttaaaaataatttttttaataaaattatttataatgaATATTAACACTAATTTAATTTTAAAGATTTTTAAAGAGTAATTATAagatataattattaatattttaatttattatatataataattaattattgattattaaatatttaaagTTAATAAATTTATAGGATTGATACTAAAGTCCACTAAATACTTCTTTTTATTATGGATAAGATAGGAATGCAAGGAACACATCAAACTATTTTAGTAAGAGGTAGTTGTGGgtttcttgctttgcttttatctggTTCTTATGAAGAGAAATCGCTCACTGTATAGATAAAAGATGATTATTCaatgttgttttgtgttttgaAATGAAAGTTTAAATCTAAAGTTCTATGAAAATTGATATATAGCcaaattaatatcttctttataGCATTTTCTTCCTTTATATACTTTGAATAAGGAGTAAAGCTATCATGAtcattttttttatgaatatgggcctaaattttcattaattaaaaattagaatacatATTAAAAGAATAAAGGTAGATGAACACATGACACACCTCGAGAGTCACAGGCGATAGAACAACAAACCAAAAAACTAGTCGGAGAGGTAACTCccaaagcataaagcataaaaatcCTAAAATTTGCTGAGTCATGAGAGCAATTCCTGTCAGTAGTAGGGGAAAATCCTTATCATTTGATTTAGGTACCCCAAGTATCATCGGGTGTGGAGTGACGTTAGGAATAGACTAGCAAtaatcatctttatcatctttttcTTCTTTAGGAGCCACCAAATGCTAAGGAGTAATAGCAAGGGCAAGTCAAGGTAACCCTTTGGAGGGCACGGTGGTGGGACAACCAGAACCACATCCCTAGGAGGATCCAACACATCTAGTAGAGCAACCATCACCATAAACAGTAGAGGCTCCAACTTCTCCTCAAGGAGGTGGAGAGGTGGAGTGAAATCATATAGCTTTGGTAGACCCACGGATAGACCATCGAGGGGTAGCCTAGGATGTAGGTGAGTGAGACCATCATGCAAAAAAGATCTACCCCCACCGTCGACCCTAGGAAGGATAATGGTAGTGAGGGATGAAGGGTCAAGAGTAATTGTAAGAAAAAAAATCACACCTTGTACAAGTTAGCACAGCAAatgtcatcatcctcctcatcatcggAGGTCACATACCACTACTTTTATCTTTTGGCCCACCTAGATCTCTCCATCATCTCTATACTAGAAACATACCAACTCTGTTGACATGTCATGCTCGATGTGTTAGTGTCTTCTGAATCTGATAGTTCATAGGTGGCCATTTGAGTGTTTCACCTGCACCTAGAAGAAATCCAAACACCTCTACATGCACCCATCGACATCCATTTTCCATCTAGGGCCTATGTCTCTCCCATTTAAAGCATTTATGAAGATTCTAGATCTTTTCTTGTAGATAGAAGCTATTGGTAATCTTCTTGAGTAATATTAATAGGTTTTCATAAGTCTGCCATTGTTGCAAGATTAGAGAACACACAACATTTTCAAagaatattattttgatcttcATGAGGGAGTTATCTATTTTGATCTCTCTATCTCTCATATTGTTTTATACATTCTCCTTTAATGTAtatttcattcatctcttattatttattttctatccTTATTTATCTACATTTTCTGTTTGAATTTACTAGGTTGTCCATATAGGTAgaaactccaaaacacaacccccaacattttcctcctTTTCATTTGTGTAGGTTTGTGTTCGTGAGGAGCTCACTTAGTAGGAGGCCTCATAGCTTGGACCTATTGTGTGTTCGTCTTTTGCCTTACCCTCcatccttttattttatttcttatatcTGCATTTTCTACATCTTTCAGTTATTTTACCTTTTGTGCATCCATATAGATATTTAGTGTCCTATACGACTCTCTATTTATGTCCGTATAGGATGTCGTCATGTTGTAGTCTTAGATACGCACACTTGTCTTTTCCATAGAGACTTGTTAGGGTCATCTGGGGGCTCTTTCTATCTTGTGTTAGCCTACCTTTTATATTTGGTATCCCTTGGCTCACCCTTCTTGCCAATATAGAAGAGGTACTAGAGGGTCAATTTGTTctctaggatccatcatccttgaggtaacaaatttgctccactacattttggtgaacctcacGTGAAGCTATTTTCTTTGTTGTATCATATATTTCTCTTTTAGCTCATTGCATATATCTAAAATCTAATAAAAAAGAGAGCGTATCTTCCATCTCCATTTTTAGCACTTATATTTGTTTTTCTTTATCTTTACATTTAGAATTGTTTATTAGAAGATGAAACCCCCTATGTCCCTATAGTGTGGTCTAATTGTCATGAGGCTTGTTTATGAGCTTTACAACCCATACTTCCATAGGAGTCATATTCAAGAGGACATCTAGATGGACTTTCCCTCCTGATCGTTGTAGTCCTCCTCTACCTAGTGCAATGATCACAAATCCTCTGCCTCACCTAAACAAGCATTTCACCTCACATCCTCTCCAGATTCCTTTCATGGGAGACTCATCATCTGCAAGCTCTCAGACTCACTCCCCGATTAACTCTCTATTGCCTTCTCCTCCTGTGATTGACCGTGACCTTGTTGTCACTATTGACTTTGACTGGATTCCTTCTCTACTGGAGAACCTTAAAAAAATTTGAAGAAGGGTTCCTTTAATCAGGAGAATGTCCTCCCTCAGTCTGGGAATGTGATTAACATTTGAAGAGACATGCCCATCTCAGATAAGAAAGGGTTAGAGATGTGGAGGTTATTGTCCATGATTGTTAAAAGCCGTGTACCCTTGGTAGATGCACCTCCTCATGACAACTAGTTTGACTCCTCTAGTTCTCTAATCGATGTTGACATATCGAGGTTGAATATCTATATGGTGGATTCTACTTTTCCTAGCATCAATGCCTCATCCACTCCCTTGGGTTACATGGGTCTGTCTAGTAGATTGATCTTTCACTCTATCACAACACATATCTCTATGGTTAGTACTTGTACTACATCTTGTAGTGGCACTAGTCCTCTTGAGGGTATTTGTGGACGTGGTGGCATATATGGCACGCCTCTAACTCCTCCACCCTCTAATAGTGTCTTGAACACTATCTTACATAACATGGGATAGTTATAGAACACAACTTACAAACATGGACTTTGCTTCTA contains these protein-coding regions:
- the LOC131858523 gene encoding cytochrome P450 71AU50-like yields the protein MLDMGESESSKIQVSRLSIKAIILDMLLAGVDTSLITIEWAMTELLRNPKVMARAQQEIELQVGRDRIVRESDLVNLDSWRCVMKETFRLHPVGAFMVPHESTEGCNVGGYYIPPKTRLLVNVWAMGRDDCIWKDPLEFKPERFIRSSIDLKGQHFELLPFGAGRRGCPGMSMGSSVVNLAVAQLIHCFDWSVEGEVNREEEFGLSLPKKFPLSALPSWRLTTEGPP
- the LOC131858524 gene encoding cytochrome P450 750A1-like, encoding MAWLNFPAVELGFSLIFLWIIYRFLTARKRNKGKLGLPPGPRPWPLVGNLHLLGSFPPKSVTQLGKKYGPIMFLRLGSVPTVVASSPAMAKEFLKTHDLTFASRPATSGAKYLGYESRDVALAPYGEYWRQMRKLYTMELLTTKRTESFSWVREEEATAMVRSVWEGSEKGMRSVQLRNLISTLSLNTICRMFAGRGYSGLSAGESFLEIMTEIMHLLGVIIVRDYIPSLSFLDLQGYRRRMKAVHKA